A genomic segment from Torulaspora globosa chromosome 3, complete sequence encodes:
- the EFM3 gene encoding protein-lysine N-methyltransferase (ancestral locus Anc_4.352) has product MTPRYNSSIVRYTGNMNANGVKKMRSIEQAFYDRIHQRTPAGRLVDFLRKSQGFQVHMDDFVNELQIVESRNPFYAKTVVKALVDNFDIFDEEDSGVGITVLPANDVWLSEWLYEKYVALLGVAQPAPTTKDVIQYPIAQDVKVKIEEKPYLISASGTTGFRTWEAALYLAVYLTSQEFNFIAEKSRVLELGAGTGLVSAALCLKYPDRLDKVYVTDGDSQLTTQLARNFQLNEIDTSKVDFRRLWWNEDAIPDDIDLVVAADVTYDSTVIPDLCQCIRECLSYRTCKACLVSATVRNEETTAAFENCLASLGLDCRVVSDIQSGDDSVLDSLMSRPLLSAIRIYQIQQRN; this is encoded by the coding sequence ATGACGCCTCGTTATAACAGTAGCATCGTTAGATACACCGGTAACATGAATGCGAACGGTGTTAAGAAAATGAGATCCATTGAGCAGGCGTTCTATGATAGGATCCATCAACGGACGCCGGCGGGCCGTTTGGTGGATTTTTTGCGCAAGTCGCAGGGTTTCCAGGTTCATATGGACGACTTCGTCAATGAGCTGCAAATCGTCGAGTCGAGGAACCCGTTCTATGCCAAGACCGTCGTCAAGGCCTTGGTAGACAACTTCGATATATTCGACGAGGAGGACTCCGGAGTCGGGATCACAGTGCTGCCCGCCAACGACGTGTGGCTCTCCGAATGGCTCTACGAGAAATACGTTGCCCTGCTGGGCGTCGCCCAGCCGGCACCTACGACCAAAGATGTGATACAGTATCCCATCGCACAGGATGTAAAAGTCAAGATCGAGGAGAAGCCGTATCTCATCAGCGCATCGGGCACCACCGGCTTCAGAACGTGGGAGGCTGCATTATATCTGGCTGTCTACCTGACTTCGCAGGaattcaacttcatcgcTGAAAAATCCCGAGTTCTAGAACTGGGCGCCGGCACGGGTCTCGTGAGCGCAGCACTTTGCCTGAAATATCCGGATCGGCTCGATAAAGTCTACGTCACGGATGGCGACTCGCAGCTTACGACGCAGCTCGCTCGCAATTTTCAATTGAACGAAATCGATACCTCCAAAGTGGACTTCCGACGGTTATGGTGGAACGAGGACGCGATACCGGACGACATCGATCTAGTCGTCGCAGCTGACGTTACATACGATTCCACGGTCATCCCAGACCTATGCCAATGCATTCGGGAATGTTTGTCATACAGAACGTGCAAGGCGTGCCTGGTGTCCGCTACAGTGAGAAATGAAGAGACAACTGCTGCATTCGAAAACTGTCTCGCGTCCCTAGGACTCGATTGCCGCGTCGTGTCGGATATTCAATCGGGTGATGACTCAGTGCTGGACTCACTGATGTCCAGACCGTTGCTGTCGGCCATCAGGATTTATCAAATACAGCAACGCAATTAA
- the ATP18 gene encoding F1F0 ATP synthase subunit i (ancestral locus Anc_4.353) → MLKKFPTPVLKPYWPFFVGGAVMYYTFGKVANLSANSEEFINDPRNPRFARGEKPVELK, encoded by the coding sequence atgttgaagaaattccCAACACCTGTGTTGAAGCCATACTGGCCTTTCTTTGTAGGCGGGGCCGTCATGTACTACACCTTTGGCAAGGTTGCGAACCTGTCTGCTAACTCTGAAGAGTTTATCAACGATCCAAGGAACCCGAGGTTTGCCCGCGGCGAAAAACCCGTCGAGTTGAAGTGA
- the DAL2 gene encoding allantoicase (similar to Saccharomyces cerevisiae DAL2 (YIR029W)) — MSSVVLCSSETEFARTVASEYHCVDVIGAKLGGRVVCCSDEWFAAAENLIQPRAPVRDATRFTHAGAWYDGWETRRHNENAYDWVILRMGVAAAHVVGGEVDTAFFDGNHAPYVAVEALYDEQAEDVAEDDARWVTVADKFACGPSQRHFFLRKAGLTGDKFTHVKLKMYPDGGIARFRLYGKVVSPAQAAGDISELLDLASVCNGAVAIAVSDQHYGSADNLLLPGRGHDMSDGWETKRSREPGHVDWVIVQLGRRTRYLDRVVVDTAHFRGNFPQYVRVEGSNGLGAEWIELVGKSKTGPDKEHEFEVKRDVELTHLKLTIIPDGGVKRIRAWGR; from the coding sequence ATGTCGAGCGTTGTGTTGTGTAGTTCAGAGACGGAGTTTGCCAGGACGGTGGCCTCCGAGTACCACTGTGTGGATGTTATTGGTGCCAAGCTGGGGGGCCGTGTGGTGTGTTGCTCAGACGAGTGGTTTGCGGCGGCTGAGAACCTGATCCAGCCGAGGGCTCCGGTAAGAGATGCTACTCGGTTCACGCACGCTGGAGCGTGGTACGATGGCTGGGAGACCCGTAGACACAACGAGAATGCGTACGACTGGGTTATTCTGCGGATGGGGGTCGCTGCGGCGCATGTTGTGGGCGGCGAGGTCGACACGGCGTTCTTTGACGGGAACCACGCTCCATACGTGGCGGTGGAGGCCCTGTACGACGAGCAGGCGGAGGATGTGGCCGAGGATGACGCCCGCTGGGTGACAGTTGCGGACAAGTTCGCGTGTGGGCCGTCACAGAGGCACTTCTTCCTGCGGAAGGCGGGTCTCACCGGCGACAAGTTCACGCATGTCAAGCTGAAGATGTATCCCGACGGCGGGATCGCACGGTTCAGGCTGTACGGGAAGGTGGTATCGCCCGCGCAGGCGGCGGGGGACATTTCTGAGCTGCTGGACCTGGCGAGCGTGTGCAACGGCGCTGTAGCGATAGCCGTGTCGGATCAGCACTATGGGTCTGCAGATaatcttctgcttcctGGTCGTGGCCACGACATGTCCGATGGATGGGAGACGAAGAGGTCTCGGGAGCCCGGTCACGTCGACTGGGTGATCGTACAGCTGGGACGGCGCACGAGATATCTGGACCGTGTGGTGGTTGACACGGCTCATTTCAGGGGCAACTTCCCGCAGTACGTCAGGGTAGAGGGCTCGAACGGGCTTGGTGCTGAGTGGATAGAACTGGTGGGAAAGTCGAAGACGGGCCCAGACAAAGAGCACGAGTTCGAAGTCAAGCGGGACGTGGAGCTGACGCACTTAAAGCTCACCATCATCCCTGATGGCGGTGTCAAGAGGATAAGAGCGTGGGGCCGTTGA